The proteins below come from a single Nostoc sp. MS1 genomic window:
- a CDS encoding RICIN domain-containing protein: MPNDKVDHFKWQLQDAGDNYFYLVAKHSDQALAVNGGLTANGTKIVQSPNEKSITSNGNLRL, from the coding sequence ATGCCTAACGACAAAGTTGATCACTTCAAATGGCAACTGCAAGATGCAGGTGATAACTATTTCTATCTTGTCGCCAAACACAGTGATCAAGCTTTAGCTGTTAATGGTGGTCTTACAGCTAATGGAACCAAGATTGTACAATCGCCTAACGAAAAATCGATCACTTCAAATGGAAATTTGAGGCTGTAA
- a CDS encoding DUF4114 domain-containing protein, which translates to MFRENPKNQGSNPPLAYFFNTATNPDGKSHVKVISPSEYGFEDTYGGGDQDFDDLIVKLETLAVESQS; encoded by the coding sequence ATTTTTAGAGAAAACCCTAAAAATCAAGGTTCTAATCCTCCTCTGGCTTATTTCTTTAATACTGCTACCAACCCCGATGGCAAATCTCATGTCAAAGTCATTTCCCCAAGTGAATATGGTTTTGAGGATACTTATGGTGGAGGAGATCAAGATTTTGATGACCTGATTGTGAAGCTAGAAACTTTAGCCGTTGAGAGTCAAAGCTGA
- a CDS encoding RICIN domain-containing protein, producing the protein MSLTLPTPGKDYYLIAKHSGQALAVDGGSKTQEPIPYNA; encoded by the coding sequence ATGTCCTTAACATTACCCACTCCAGGAAAAGACTACTACCTTATTGCTAAACACAGTGGTCAAGCTTTAGCTGTAGATGGTGGTAGTAAAACTCAGGAACCAATACCGTACAATGCCTAA
- a CDS encoding 4a-hydroxytetrahydrobiopterin dehydratase, giving the protein MNWSAIARLNHWKIVDGKLYRHFEFTSFIAAFGFMTRVALIAETKAPSSEWFNVYNQVTVQLTTHDAGGITMNDVTLAQSIDTLEL; this is encoded by the coding sequence ATGAACTGGAGCGCGATCGCAAGACTAAATCATTGGAAGATTGTAGACGGTAAACTCTACCGCCACTTTGAATTCACCTCATTTATCGCAGCATTTGGCTTTATGACTCGCGTTGCACTGATTGCAGAAACCAAGGCGCCATCATCAGAGTGGTTCAATGTTTATAACCAGGTTACAGTTCAACTGACAACCCACGATGCAGGTGGAATTACCATGAATGATGTTACTCTTGCCCAAAGCATTGATACGTTAGAGTTGTAA